The segment AAAGTGCAGCTTCGCCAATGGGACTGGGCGAATCCTCAGGCTACACCTTCGAATCGGTAGGAAATAGTGCAAGGGCTGCGCCAAGGTTACGATCTGATGACCAAACGCGCGATGTCCTTGTCCTGCAATGATATATCACACTGTTTGTTTCAGGGAAGCGGTTGTCCGCGACTCGCGCTTGCCCAAGAAAGTCTGATATAGCGGACTCTCTTGGGCTGCTGTCCTGTTTTTCGGACGTGGTGTTGCCTAGCGAGGCAGGTTGACCGTGATACCCCGAGGGGTGGTCATGACGCTGTGCCGGGGGACGGGTCCTTTGCAGTCGATGACGACGCGGACAAAGGACTGCTCCGGGTGCCAGCCCATGCGAATGCTCTTGGCTTGTGTCGAGGAGGGGACAAGTCGTAACGCCGCTGGCGTGGGGCGTTTTGTGACAGGAGTGTCCACCACGATGCGGGGCGGGTTGGTCAGGGAGAAGGTCTTGAAGCGTGGAAGAGGGTCCGAGGTGGCAATGAAAACGGAGAAGGATTGAGTGTCCTGCTTCCAGTTGACCCCGGCAAAGGACGAAGCGGGCGCAGGAACATCGGGAGTGCTGGCAAGGGCTTTGCGGGGCAAAGGTTTTGGATTGGGGACCGCGATCTGTTTGGGCTCAGTCGGTTTGGGTGCAGTGCTGATGGAAAGCTCAGGCGTTGCCTTGGCGTTGAGTGTCTCGGGAGTGCTCACGGCGTAGCGTAGATTGTTGGGAAACAGGCCGCGTTGCTGCAAACGGGTGCGCACGTCTGTTTGCCGTTGACGAAGCTTTTGATGGGCCCGGTCCAGGCGTCCGAGGCGGGTCGGTGCATCAAAGGCCCCATAGTTCTCCATAATGCGGGCGCGCTGGACAAGGAGAGAGGCCTTCTGAACCGTCAGTTCCTGATGCAGGCGCAGCAGGTCTTCTGTTTTTGCGGGAGCCGCTGGGCTGATCCGCTCCGCTGGTTCTTCAGCACGGAAAAGGCCACACCCGGTACCACTGAGCAGGATAATGAGCAGGCTCATTATCAGGAGGGGGCGATGGGGCATGGCTGTGCTCCTGATTATTGTTCGGTTGGTTGTTCGGCTTTTCCTGCCTCGGGCAGCGGCTGGGGTATCGTTGTTTCGTCACCGAGGGGTGGTTCCGTCATTGCGGGGGTATCCGCTGTTGATGTTGCCACTGGCATCGCCTGTTCCAGAGAGGCCGGAGCTGTTGATTCTGTC is part of the Desulfovibrio ferrophilus genome and harbors:
- a CDS encoding AMIN domain-containing protein; translation: MPHRPLLIMSLLIILLSGTGCGLFRAEEPAERISPAAPAKTEDLLRLHQELTVQKASLLVQRARIMENYGAFDAPTRLGRLDRAHQKLRQRQTDVRTRLQQRGLFPNNLRYAVSTPETLNAKATPELSISTAPKPTEPKQIAVPNPKPLPRKALASTPDVPAPASSFAGVNWKQDTQSFSVFIATSDPLPRFKTFSLTNPPRIVVDTPVTKRPTPAALRLVPSSTQAKSIRMGWHPEQSFVRVVIDCKGPVPRHSVMTTPRGITVNLPR